A region of Catenibacterium mitsuokai DNA encodes the following proteins:
- a CDS encoding MATE family efflux transporter: MENNVTSGNILKHIAFFAIPYLLSYFLQTLYGMADLFIIGQFNAVDGITAVSNGSQVMHMLTAILVGLAMGVTVSISHAVGAKKHKLVEKTIGNTITLFACISIISTLLLLIFVKPLVVLLNVPQEAMTGTVQYLVICFIGIPFITAYNIISSIYRGLGDSKSPMYIIAIACLLNIILDYIFIGLCHMGPIGAALGTTVSQSVSVIIALISMKYRTSDIHIKKEDLHLQSQVFKHILKVGFPVAIQDGCVQIAFMIITIIANSRGLNDAAAVGIVEKMITAIFIIPSTMLATVSALSAQNIGAKDYGRARTVLKYAVIITTLYGIIVALIVECAAPTLLGLFTKDTTVILLGVQYISSYIIDTIFAGIHFSFSGYFAADGKSYIGFIHNIIAISLVRVPGSYIASIMYPHNLFPMGLAAPLGSLLSVIICLTAYRILKKKDELSVL, encoded by the coding sequence ATGGAAAATAACGTTACATCAGGAAATATATTAAAACATATCGCATTTTTTGCGATTCCATATCTTTTATCTTATTTCTTACAGACACTCTATGGTATGGCTGATTTATTTATCATTGGGCAATTTAATGCGGTAGATGGTATTACAGCTGTTTCTAATGGCAGTCAGGTCATGCATATGTTGACAGCAATTCTTGTCGGACTGGCTATGGGGGTTACTGTTTCTATTAGTCATGCGGTAGGGGCGAAGAAACATAAACTCGTAGAAAAAACAATAGGCAATACGATTACACTCTTTGCATGCATTTCTATCATTTCTACTCTTCTGTTGCTTATTTTTGTAAAACCACTTGTCGTATTACTCAATGTTCCACAAGAAGCAATGACTGGAACTGTACAGTATCTTGTAATATGTTTTATAGGAATTCCTTTCATCACCGCCTATAACATCATCAGTTCTATATATAGAGGCTTAGGAGACTCAAAAAGCCCTATGTATATTATTGCGATTGCCTGTTTATTAAATATTATCTTAGACTATATCTTTATTGGATTATGTCATATGGGACCGATAGGGGCAGCACTTGGAACTACTGTGTCACAAAGCGTGAGTGTTATTATCGCACTCATCTCGATGAAATATCGTACTTCTGACATTCATATCAAAAAAGAAGACCTTCATCTTCAATCTCAGGTATTTAAACATATTCTAAAAGTAGGCTTTCCTGTCGCAATACAGGATGGATGTGTTCAGATTGCTTTTATGATAATTACTATTATTGCGAATAGTCGTGGATTAAATGATGCTGCTGCAGTAGGTATTGTAGAAAAGATGATCACTGCTATTTTTATTATTCCTTCTACAATGCTTGCGACTGTATCAGCTTTATCTGCACAAAATATCGGTGCCAAAGACTACGGACGTGCTCGTACAGTATTAAAATATGCGGTTATAATTACTACTCTTTATGGAATCATTGTTGCTTTGATTGTAGAATGTGCCGCACCTACACTTCTTGGATTATTTACTAAAGATACTACAGTAATCTTACTAGGTGTACAATATATCAGTTCTTATATTATTGATACAATATTTGCAGGGATTCACTTTAGCTTTAGTGGTTACTTTGCAGCAGATGGAAAGAGCTATATTGGCTTTATTCACAATATTATTGCTATTTCATTAGTCAGAGTACCAGGTTCTTATATTGCTTCTATAATGTATCCTCACAACTTATTTCCAATGGGACTTGCCGCTCCTTTAGGATCATTATTATC